Proteins from a genomic interval of Candidatus Micrarchaeota archaeon:
- the cysD gene encoding sulfate adenylyltransferase subunit CysD produces MEQDLDKLEEKSIFIIREANSKFKNMAALWSMGKDSTAMLALARKAFLGKIPFPVIHIDNSIDFPESYRFREELARKWKMKLIVARSEIKEEMSGFACCGANKTTALKKVMDEHGFDALIVSIRRDEHGIRAKERYFSPRDKEFKWNYKNQPAELWNNYTSKLDKKGSHIRIHPLLDWNEIDIWSYIKKEKVPMNPLYFAKNGYRYRSLGCTHCTVPLKSDADSIEEIIAELRGTKTEERSGRQQDKEKEYIMEKLRALGYM; encoded by the coding sequence ATGGAGCAAGATCTGGACAAGCTGGAGGAGAAAAGCATATTCATAATAAGGGAGGCGAACTCCAAGTTCAAGAACATGGCGGCGCTGTGGAGCATGGGCAAGGACTCAACGGCCATGCTCGCGCTGGCCAGGAAGGCGTTCCTTGGGAAGATACCATTCCCTGTCATACACATAGACAATTCCATAGATTTTCCGGAATCGTACAGGTTCAGGGAGGAACTGGCGAGGAAGTGGAAGATGAAGCTCATAGTCGCGAGGAGCGAGATAAAGGAGGAGATGTCCGGATTCGCGTGCTGCGGCGCAAACAAGACGACGGCGCTCAAGAAGGTAATGGACGAGCACGGGTTCGACGCGCTCATAGTTTCGATAAGGAGGGACGAGCACGGGATAAGGGCGAAGGAAAGATACTTCTCGCCAAGGGACAAGGAGTTCAAGTGGAACTACAAGAACCAGCCAGCTGAATTGTGGAACAACTACACGTCAAAGCTTGACAAGAAAGGCTCTCACATAAGGATACATCCGCTGCTTGACTGGAACGAGATCGATATCTGGAGCTACATCAAGAAGGAAAAGGTTCCGATGAACCCGCTATACTTCGCTAAGAACGGCTACAGGTACAGGAGCCTCGGGTGCACCCACTGCACCGTGCCGCTGAAGTCGGATGCCGATTCAATAGAGGAGATAATAGCAGAATTGAGGGGCACGAAAACCGAGGAAAGGAGCGGCAGGCAGCAGGACAAGGAAAAGGAATACATCATGGAAAAGCTCAGGGCCCTTGGATACATGTGA